DNA from Deinococcus reticulitermitis:
TCAGTGCGGCGGCGGTCAGGCCGCCCAGCGTGAGCAGCTGCAGGATCGAGGTCGCGAAGATGCTCCACGCGAAGACCGGCATCTTCCACAGGCCCATGCCCGGCGTGCGCAGGTTAACGATGGTGGCCGCGAAGTTGGCCGAGCCGAGCAGCGAGCCCAGGCCGTTGAGAATCAACGCGACCATGAACACGCTCACGCCGGTCTGGTTGCCGTCGAGCGTCAGGGGGTAATAAAAGGTCCAGCCGACGCTCGGCATGCCACCGTTCCAGAACCCGGTGATCACGAGCAGCAGGCTGGCGACGAAGAGCCACACCGCGAAGGTATTCAGCCGCGGCAGCGCGACGTCCCGCACACCGAGTTGCAGTGGCAAGAAATAGTTCCCGAACCCGAAGAGGCCCAGCGGAATCAGGAAGAAGAACAGCATCAGCGCGGCGTGCATGGTGAGCACCTGGTTGTAGGTGGTGCCCACCAGCAGCGCCTGCTCCGGCAGCGCAAGCTGAATCCGGATGGCGAGCGCGAGCAGACCGCCGAGCCCGAAGCCGGCAATCGAGACGATCATGTAGAGCAGCCCGATCTTCTTGTGATCGGTCGTCATCATGTAGTCCTTGACGACCTCCCACACCCCGCGCCGGGGGCCAGCCTGGGTCTGCTCGGGAAGCGGTGCGTGTACCGTCACTGCTGACCTCCTGAGGTGATGGCGGGCGATCCGCGCCAGTAGTCGGCTTCTTCAGGCAGTTGCAGCGAGCGCAGGTAAGCCGCCACATCGTCAATTTCCTGATCGGTCAGCACGCCGCCCTTCTGGGGCTTGCCGTTGACGTAGTAGGTGCTGCCGTCGTAGGTGGGCATCAGGCTGCCGGGCTTGACCCCAGGGCTGTTCTTGAGCCACAGGTGCAGGATGCGTGCGGCCTCGGGGTCTTCCCAACGGGCCGGGGTCATCGCTTCCCACTTGCCGGCGCCGAGGGTGCGGCGGGTGCCGAAAAAGCTCAGGTCCGGGCCGCTCACCCCGGCTGCCGGCGTGCCCTGCACGCGGTGGCACGAGGCGCAGGCGATCGCGCCGGTCGCGGCCTTGCCCTGCATGAAGATGGTGTAGCCCCGCGCCTCAGCGCTACCGGGGGCCGGCGTCGGAGCGCGGTAGGCCTGCGCGGCGGTCTCGAACGTTTCGTAGCGGTCGGCCGGGAGCGCCACGACCTTGAAACGCATGTTGGCGTGCGAGGCTCCGCACAGCTGCGAGCAATTGCCCTGGTACACCCCGGGGCGGTCGGTGTCGAGCTGCCACGACTTTTTCACCGTCGGAATCGAGGCCCGCTGACCGCCCAGATTGGGCGCCCAGAAGCCGTGGATCACGTCGCGACTGGTGGTGGTCACGGCGATCTTGGCCTCTGCCGGCATCACCATCTCGTTGCCGTTGGTCACGACGCCGCCCGCCGCCGCCGCATTGGCGGGGTAGGAGAAATTCCACCAGAACTGTGCACCCAGCGCCTCAATGCCTACCGATTCTTTGGAAACGGGGTTGAGCCGCGCGAGCGAACGCACCGACAGCACGCTGAGTCCAAGCACGATCACAATCGGCACCGCCACCAGCCACACTTCGAGCTTGTTGTTGCCGTGGAACTGCTGAGGCTCGGCGGTGTTGCGGTCCTCGCGGAACTTCTGCACCGTATAGAACAGCGCCGCTGAGACCCCGATAAAGATCACAGCCGAAATGGCGATGGCCCAGAGGCCGAGATTCAGCACCTCGCGGTTGTAGCCGGCAGCGGTGTCTCCGATGGAGATGTATTGCCCCGCTCCGCACCCGCTCAAGACTGCCGTGCCAAGGGCCAGGGCAGCGGCACGGGCCCAAGCCCTGAGCCCCGCGCCGCCCCCACCCGGTTTACGGTCATGTTTGGTGTTCAATGTCACTCCTTTCCTTCACCCAGTTTAGAGCGTCCTGAAGCCGAAGTGCACAGGCGGGGCAGGCGACCAGCCCGCGTTCAGCCCTGCATTCAGGTGGTCCCGTTGCCCCGCTCCCTTCCCGGTGCTTAACCGAGCGGTCAGGCTGTCCCCATGAGAGCAGTTTGGGCCCTAGGCAAGTGTCCCCATCGGCGCTCTCATGTGGGCATTTAGCGCTCGTCCGGGCCCCGTCTGGCGCGGCCACGCACCGCCCGCCAGTCACCTCCGGGCAGTTCGCGCACGCCCGGTCCGGCGAGACGGTCAAGGCGGGCATACACGTAGGTCCAGGCGGCGCACTCTGCACCCGTGCCGAGCGTCAGGCGCACGCGTTCGCGGGTATAGAGCGGCGGCACCTCGTCTACGCCCTCCAGCGCGTCGAGCCAGGGCCGGGCCTGTGCCCAGGCCGAGGCCTCATAGGTCAGCGCGTAGCCGCGCACCCGGTCTTCCGGGCGACCGCGCACGATGCCGGGGTAGCCCTCGGGCGCGAGGTGAAGGAGGCGAAATCCCCCCAGGGTGGCCGGCGCCGCCCGGAAGACACCCCCCTGCGCGGCGACGTGGGCGTTGCGCTCGCCGGGCATCAGGGTGCCGTAGACGAAGACGGTGTGAGGCTCCATGCTCCTGAGCGTAGGCTCAACTCCCGGAGAGAGAGCGCGGCCACACACGGCGCGGATCCGACCCCCAACAATCGGGTATGTCTCAGCATAGAGAGGAGAGGGAGGGAGGAAGGAGGCGCGGGGCTTGGCCGGCGGCGACCCTGCTCGGCGCGGCGCTGATCGGTGGGTGGTGGGCGCAGGCGCAGACCGCACCGAGCCCTGCCCAACCCCCTGCACGTACCCAGGCACCCGCGCGCACCCAGGCGGCTCCAGCCAACGCCGCGCCCAAGCCCCTCACGGCGCAGGAGCGTGCCAGCCTCGCGGCGCTCTTTACCAAGCTGCGCCC
Protein-coding regions in this window:
- the coxB gene encoding cytochrome c oxidase subunit II is translated as MNTKHDRKPGGGGAGLRAWARAAALALGTAVLSGCGAGQYISIGDTAAGYNREVLNLGLWAIAISAVIFIGVSAALFYTVQKFREDRNTAEPQQFHGNNKLEVWLVAVPIVIVLGLSVLSVRSLARLNPVSKESVGIEALGAQFWWNFSYPANAAAAGGVVTNGNEMVMPAEAKIAVTTTSRDVIHGFWAPNLGGQRASIPTVKKSWQLDTDRPGVYQGNCSQLCGASHANMRFKVVALPADRYETFETAAQAYRAPTPAPGSAEARGYTIFMQGKAATGAIACASCHRVQGTPAAGVSGPDLSFFGTRRTLGAGKWEAMTPARWEDPEAARILHLWLKNSPGVKPGSLMPTYDGSTYYVNGKPQKGGVLTDQEIDDVAAYLRSLQLPEEADYWRGSPAITSGGQQ
- a CDS encoding gamma-glutamylcyclotransferase family protein; the encoded protein is MEPHTVFVYGTLMPGERNAHVAAQGGVFRAAPATLGGFRLLHLAPEGYPGIVRGRPEDRVRGYALTYEASAWAQARPWLDALEGVDEVPPLYTRERVRLTLGTGAECAAWTYVYARLDRLAGPGVRELPGGDWRAVRGRARRGPDER